The proteins below are encoded in one region of Caulobacter henricii:
- a CDS encoding helix-turn-helix domain-containing protein: MATNDKKLFLGGRLKRLRRDLGVTQSRMAEDLGVSASYLNLLERNQRPATAQILLRLADAYDLDLRSLSADDPGGGAGLEEVLSDSMFTDLGVSRHEAAEVAELSPGFAEAMTRLYRAYLDRGRLIDLGVFERPDGAAGLSSQSPTDWVRDLVSAQRNHFAELETVAETIVAAMKADPQDLGPAVRARLQEQFGIQTRVMPVETMAHSLRRYDHHRKRLMISETLAPASRIFAMCYQLGLMEAGEILTTLTNRFQAPDRATRQLLKVFLDNYLAAAIMMPYEPFLAAMQASGYDIERVRSRFGISYEQAAQRLTTLSRPGARGVPFFMMRLDAAGNISKRFAAGPFPFSRFGGACPRWNVHDSFKTPGRIITQVIETPDRERYFTLSRTVRRISGLQAGLEDELVIGLGCELKFAGKLVYARGLDIAAPAAVEIGPSCRICERPACPQRAAAPINRTLLVEEANKALSPFPFVS, encoded by the coding sequence ATGGCGACCAACGACAAAAAGCTGTTTCTCGGCGGCCGGCTCAAGCGGCTGCGGCGCGACCTGGGCGTGACCCAGAGCCGGATGGCCGAAGACCTCGGGGTCTCGGCCAGCTATCTCAACCTGCTGGAGCGCAACCAGAGGCCGGCCACCGCCCAGATCCTGCTGCGCCTGGCCGATGCCTATGACCTGGACCTGCGCAGCCTGTCGGCCGACGATCCGGGCGGCGGGGCGGGCCTGGAAGAGGTGCTGTCCGACAGCATGTTCACCGATCTCGGCGTCAGCCGCCATGAGGCCGCCGAGGTGGCGGAGCTTTCCCCCGGCTTCGCCGAAGCCATGACCCGTCTCTATCGCGCCTATCTGGACCGCGGCCGGCTGATCGATCTGGGGGTCTTCGAGCGACCGGACGGGGCGGCGGGCCTCTCCTCGCAGTCGCCGACCGACTGGGTGCGCGACCTGGTCAGCGCCCAGCGCAACCATTTCGCCGAACTCGAGACGGTCGCCGAAACCATCGTGGCAGCGATGAAGGCCGATCCGCAGGATCTCGGACCGGCCGTCCGGGCCCGGCTGCAGGAGCAGTTCGGCATCCAGACGCGGGTCATGCCGGTCGAGACCATGGCCCATTCGCTGCGGCGCTATGATCACCACCGCAAGCGGCTGATGATTTCCGAGACCCTGGCCCCGGCCAGCCGCATCTTCGCCATGTGCTACCAGCTGGGCCTGATGGAGGCCGGCGAGATCCTGACGACCCTGACCAACCGCTTCCAGGCCCCGGACCGGGCCACCCGCCAGCTGCTCAAGGTGTTCCTCGACAACTATCTGGCCGCCGCCATCATGATGCCCTACGAGCCGTTCCTGGCGGCCATGCAGGCCAGCGGCTACGATATTGAACGGGTCCGCTCGCGGTTCGGCATCAGCTATGAACAGGCGGCCCAGAGGCTGACCACCCTCAGCCGGCCGGGCGCGCGGGGCGTGCCCTTCTTCATGATGCGCCTGGATGCGGCCGGGAACATTTCCAAGCGCTTCGCCGCCGGCCCGTTTCCGTTCTCCCGCTTCGGCGGCGCCTGTCCGCGCTGGAACGTGCATGACAGCTTCAAGACCCCGGGGCGGATCATCACCCAGGTCATCGAGACGCCGGACCGCGAGCGCTATTTCACCCTGTCGCGGACCGTGCGGCGGATTTCGGGCCTGCAGGCGGGTCTCGAGGACGAGCTGGTCATCGGCCTGGGCTGCGAGCTGAAATTTGCCGGCAAGCTGGTCTATGCCCGCGGCCTCGACATCGCCGCCCCGGCGGCCGTCGAGATCGGACCCTCATGCCGGATCTGCGAACGCCCCGCCTGCCCCCAGCGCGCCGCCGCCCCGATCAACCGGACCCTGCTGGTCGAGGAAGCCAACAAGGCTCTCTCGCCCTTTCCTTTTGTCAGCTGA